In Chitinophagaceae bacterium, the genomic window TCTCCAATTAATGCAAAACTGTTGTTTCTAATCCAGGGAAAACATTTTACGGTTACCAGCGATGAGGTTGGGTTTTGGATAAAATCATGTAGCAGGGTTGGCATCAGCTTTGCGGCATCTGTAAAATGAGTTTTAAAAAAGTCTTGAATTTTATCATTACTGTTGAGCGATGTAAAAGAAGGTTCGCCATCAAAAGGGAAGAATAGGGTGCAGGTAAAACTCCTGTCCATATTGGGCAGGGCAATGAGCATATAGTTGCCACGTGGCCAAATGTGGAGGGCATTTTTATCTAAAGCAAAATCATTTTGTAGAGTAGGTGGTATGAGTAATTCTTTATAACCATAGTTGATATAATATTGCTGGTATTGAAAGCGCTCGTGCTGCAACTGGTGGTTGAGCCTTGCAGCGGAGTAAGCGCCATCGGCACCAAAGAGCAATTGAAAGTTGAAAGTTGAAAGTTGAGCGTTGGCTGCTGTTTTTTCAGCTGTAAATTGGATGATTTTTTTTTCCCAGTCAATTTTTTCGGCTTTGTGGCTGAAGAAAATTCTTACACCTTTTGCTTCTGCCAAATCCATTAATTTTTTGTTGAGTTCGCCACGGGAAACGGAGTTGATGAACTGCCCTTCTTTTCCATAGGGCTGAAATGCCGTGCTGCCGTTGGGTTGGTGGAGGTAGCGGCCATGCATGGGAATGGCAATTTTTTTTATTTCCTCCATGATGCCAACTTCTTCCAGCGCTTTAATTCCACGGTCGCTCAAGGCAAGGTTGATAGACCGGCCTGCACTCATTTTTTCTTTACGCATATCAGGCCTGCGTTCGAAGATGGTTACTTTGTAGCCTCTTTTAGATAAATAGATGGAAAGCAGGGAGCCAACCAATCCTGCGCCGATGATGGTTACTTCTTTTTTCATATTCGCAAATCGTTTCTTGTTTGGTGTTATCCTTTTCTAATTTGATAGTTATCGTATTCATTCAATTTTGGCTGCTGTTCATAAATCGCAAAAGCTGGAGGGATAAGACGGCAAAGATATGCACGGCTAAGCTCTTTAGATGAATAAATTTACAATTTATCTAAGCAGTGAAATTTACTTACGGGCAATGAAAACAGCACTACAATACGCCCAATTTCCTGCTGCCAAATAAAATCTATATTTTGAAATGCAGGAATGGCATATATTGAATAGGAACTTAATAACTGTGAAGAAGGAGACGGAAATATGGGATACGGAAACTTTTAGTGTTGTAATATTACTGAGTTTTACTTTGAAAGTAATTTCTTAATATATTTCCAAATTGCCACACATCTTCAAAACTATTATACAAAGCTACAGGCGCTATGCGAATTACATTGGGTTCACGCCAATCGGCAATTACTGAGTTTTTCTTTAACACTTCAAAAATTTTTTTGCCATCTTTGGTAATGAGCAGGCTTATTTGGCAGCCATGTTCCTGTTCATTAAGTGGAGTAATAATATCAAATACTTTTTCGCCAAAGCTATGATTGACTTCATCGAGTACATGCCATAAATATTGGTTGAGCATTTTGTTTTTGGCAAATACATTTTCCCATCCGGCTTCTTCAAATACATCCAGCGCTGCTTTGTGTGCCGCCATGCTAAGTACCGGCGCATTACTTAATTGCCAGCCTTCGGCAGAAGGAATGGGTAAAAAGCCCTGTTCCATAAGAAAGCGGTTTTCTTTATCGTGTCCCCACCAGCCGGCAAAGCGCTGCAGCGAAGTATCGGAAGAATGGCGCTCATGTATAAACACGCCCGAAACGCCACCTGGCCCACTATTTAAATATTTATAACTGCACCAGCAGGCAAAATCTACATCCCAATCGTGTAATTGCAAAGGCACATTGCCTGCGGCATGTGCCAGGTCGAAACCTGCATAAGCGCCTGCTTTGTGTGCCGCTGTGGTAATTGCTGGCATATCAAACAACTGGCCGGTATAATAATTTACGCCGCTAAATAAAACTAAGGCAATGCTGTTTTTATTTTTATCAATGGCAGCTAAAATATCTTCTGTTCTTATACTGTGTTCCCCCTCTTTTGGTTCCACCTCAATTACTGCATCTTCATATTTATAGCCATGAAAATTTACCTGGCTTTCCATTGCATACTGATCGGATGGGAAAGCTTTTGCTTCGCAAATAATTTTATACCGTTGTTTTGTGGGTCTATAAAAACTAACCATTAATAAATGCAGGTTAACCGTAAGTTGGTTCATGGCTACTACTTCATGTGGCAATGCGCCGGCAATTTTGCAAAGTAGCGCCGTAAACAATTCGTGGTAAGGCATCCAGGGGTTGCGTGCATGAAAATGGCCTTCTACTGCAAAATTTGCCCAGTCTTCGAGTTCATTTAATACATACTCTTGTGTAGATTTTGGTTGCAGTCCCAGGGAGTTGCCCGTAAAATAAATTGCATCCCTGCCATGCATCAGGGGAATATAAAATTTTTCTCTAAAGCTTTTTAAAGAATCCTGGCTGTCGAGGTATTGGGCGTAGGCCTGGGTGTTTTTGTATTCGAGTTTAGGAGGCATTTATTATTTATTATTTATTTTATTTGGTATTCCTGTCTTTAAATTTAGTGCCTTTTACATTTGATGTATTAAGATATTTAATAAAACCATTAATTTTTTTGTACACTGCATTTGTTTTTTCATATAAATCAGTAAACTCATCTTTGTTGAGGTATTCTCTGTCGGGTGAACGATATATCTGTGAAGTTAACCCGGCTGCAGTGGCAAAAGCGATATTTAAAAATTGAATAAATGCAAATCGGTTGGCGCTCCCATTACCTTCTGCAATTTTGTCCATTATTGAGCCTGAACTTCTGTTCAAGCTGGTCTTTAAGGGCAAAATTTTTTGACAATCCTGTTATTTTTGTTAATCCAAAAATCTCTTTTGCTAAAAGTACCGAAAGCGCCCAAATTTCTAAGTCCTCAAATCTATTTATTGTTGACATAATGGTTAATAGTATATGATAAATTATTCAATTAATGCAATTATTTTTAATTCAATACAAATGGGAGTGGGCAGGCTTTTAACTTCTACCGTAGTTCGGCAGGCATCAATGCCTTCAAAATATTGGCCGTAAATTTTATTATACACTGCAAAATCTTTTTTCATATTGGTGAGGAAAACCGTTACATCCAGTATTTTATCCCAACTGCTGCCGCTGGCTTCCAGTACTGCTTTTACATTGGCAAAAACTGAATGGCATTCTGCTTCTATGTCGTATTTTAAAATATTTCCTTCGGCGTCTAATTCCAGCCCGGGTATTTTATTGTCGAATGGCTGACGGGAACCAATGCCGGAGAGGAAGAGTAAATTTCCTGCTTTTCTTGCATGAGGGTAAGCTCCTAGTGGTTTTGCGGCAGAATTTGTATGGATTGTTTTTTGATTCTCATTTTTCGTTTTTGATTTCTCGTTTTGCGTTTCTTGTTTTCTGTTTGTTGGCACTCTATTTTGAAACATAATACCAGTTTTTTCTGAGCTGTTTAAATATTTAATAAATGCACCAATTTTTGCACCCGTTTTATCTGTTAATTCAAATAGTTCCACATACAATTCTTTAGAAATATGATTTCGATTTAAACTTCTAATGAGTTGCGATTGTAATTCTGAAGTGGATGCTCTTGCTATACTCAAGAATTGAATAAATTCCAGTCGTCCCCCTCTGCCAAAACCTTCAGCAATATTATCTGGTATTGACCCAACAGATTTATTAATCTGATCTTTCAAAGCAAAATCTTTAGATAAAGAGGTTGTTTGTATAATAGAGAAAACCTTTTTTTCTAATTCATTTGACAATTGCCAAACTTCTAAATCTGTAAATTTTTTAACTGCACCCATAATTTAAATGTTTATAAAGAGTTTCAGCTTAACTTACTCTTGACGAGCAATGGAAAAAATAGAATTAATAAATAAAATTAAAATTCTATACACACATTCTTCGCTTCGGTAAAAAATTTCAATGCTTCCCAGCCGCCTTCTCTACCTACGCCACTGTTTTTAATACCGCCAAATGGGGTTCTTAAATCCCTGAGGAGCCAGCAGTTTACCCATACAATACCTGCTTCAATTTTTGCGGCCATTAAATTGGCTTTTGAGATATCCTGCGTCCATACTGTGGCTGCAAGTCCATATTCTGTTGCATTAGCGAGTTGCAACGCTTCTTCAATTGTAGTAAAAGGCTGCAAGGTTACCACAGGGCCAAAAATTTCTTCGGTATTGGTTTTGCTACCGGGGCCAAGGTTTTCGATGATGGTAGGCTTTATAAAATAGCCATTGCTGCACCTGCCTGCAGGTTTTATGGCATTGCCGCCCAAAATAATTGTTCCGCCTTCTTTTTTGGCTGTTTCAATACAATTTAAAATCTTTTCAAAATGATTTTTGCTCACTATGGCGCCCTGTTTATTATTTTCCAAAGGGTCTCCAATAGTAAGTTGTTTGGCTTTATCTGCAAATTCAGTTTTAAATTTTTCGTAAACACTTGCTTCAATTAAAATACGGCTGCCGCATAAACATATTTGCCCCTGGTTGCTAAAAGAAGATTGAACAGTGGTACGCATCATTTTATCCCAATTGCAATCGGCAAAAATTATATTGGGGTTTTTGCCTCCCAGTTCCAACGATAATTTTTTGAACATTGGCGCTGCAATAGAAGCAATGCGTTCGCCAGCCCTTGTACTGCCGGTAAATGAAATGGCTTTTATTTGCGGGTGCATTACTATTGCTTCGCCACAAATAGGGCCTGTGCCATGCACTATGTTTAATACGCCATCGGGCAACCCGGCTTCTTTACAAATTTTCCCTAATAAAAATGTGGTAACCGGTGTTACTTCAGATGGTTTGGCAATAACACAATTGCCTGCAGCCAGCGCCGGCGCTATCTTCCAGGTAAATAAATAAAGCGGAAGGTTCCATGGAGAGATGCAACCAACAATACCTACGGGTTGGCGCAATGTATAATTTACGGCTTTGTTTTCCATGGCATGGCTTTCGGATGCAAAATGCATGAGGCCTGTTGCAAAAAAACGAAAGTTGGCAGCAGCACGATAAATATCTACCTTTTTACTAAGCCATAGCGGCTTGCCATTGTCGTTGGTTTCTGCAAGGGCTAGCGCTTCAATATTTTCATCTATTAGGCAGGCAATTTTATTGAGTATTTTAAAACGGGTTTCAGCAGCTGTTGCAGCCCATTCAGTAAATGCTTTTTGGGCAAAGGTTACGGCAAGTTCCACATCTTTTTCATTGCTATCGGGTATTTGGCCATATATTTCGCCTGTTGCAGGGTTCACATTGTCAATAAATTTACCGCTCAATGGGCCAATAAATTTTCCGGCAATATAATTTTCGATGTGAAATGGAATGGTAAATTGCATAAGTATAAAGGTACGGAAACTTAATAGGTTTTATATTTTGGGCTGCTCAGTTTACTTGTTTTTAATTGCTGATAAAGGGTATGAGGTAGAAGTGAGTGACACAACGATGATGCCTAAGGCGATACTGCCGGTTCCCTAAAAAATATTAACTTACAGGCTTAAAATTATTGTTATGGCAGTTATAGCGCCTTTTAATTTAAAAAAATGGATTGCTGAAAACAGGGATTTGCTAAAACCTCCTGTGGGCAACCAATGTATATACAAAAATGCAGAAAACTTTATTGTGATGGTAGTGGGCGGGCCCAATGCCCGAAAGGATTATCACTTTAACGAAAGTGAAGAACTATATTACCAGGTGGAGGGAAATATTGTTTTAAAAATTATTGACGATGGTGTGCCTAAGGACATTTCAATTAATGAAGGTGATATGTTTTTGTTGCCTCCTAAAACGCCGCACAGTCCGCAACGTGCAGCAGGAACTGTGGGACTGGTAATTGAAAAAATAAGGGAAAATGAAAAAGACGGATTTTTGTGGTACTGTGAAAAATGCGGACATAAATTGTACGAGGAGTTTGAGGTAATAAATGATATTGTAACTCAGCTGCCACCCATTATGAATGGCTTTTACAGCGATGAACACAAGCGTACCTGCAATAAATGCGGAGCAGTAATGGAAGCGCCGATAAAGAAAGGGTAGGCTGGTTGAAGGTAGAAAGTTGAGTGTTGAAAATTGAAAGTTGAAAGCTGAAGGTTTGTAAAAATGGTTTTGTGCTGCTAAAAAAGAATTATATTAATTAAGCTATTGCTGCGAAGCGGAACTACAATTGGCACGCTGGTGAGAAAAGCTGAGCATGGGCAATCGAAGCTTTACTTTTTGCATAATGTGAATAGTGCATTTAAAGAAGCCAATGAAATACTTTATTGGCTTTCTTTATTAAAGGATATAAATTATGTTGAGAAAAAAGATTTTTCTTATGGCTTCTGCAACAGAGATGGTGAAAATATTTTACAAGAATTGTAAAATTCACAAAGACCAAATTGGGTAAATAGTTATCCAGTTTTAATTTTCAATTAAGATGAAAATAGACATACACACCCACATAATGCCTGATAAAATGCCCAACTGGGCAAAAAAATTTGGTTATGGGGAATTTGTACATTTGGAGCAGCGTAACTGCAAGGCCTGTATGATGAAGGGCGATAAGGTTTTTAGGGAAGTTGAAGACAACTGCTTTGATGTAAGCTTAAGGCAAAAAGAAATGGATGAAACGGGTGTAACGATGCAGGTGCTTTCAACAATTCCTGTATTATTTAATTACTGGGCAAAGCCAAAAGACGGGTTGGAAACCAGCCGTTATTTGAACGACCATATTGCCAACTCTGTAATTAAGTTTCCTGAAAGATTTATGGGTATAGGCACTGTGCCTTTACAGGATGTGGATATGGCAATTGCAGAAATGGAGCGTTGTGTAGCAGCATTAAAAATGCCTGGCCTGGAAATTGGCAGTAACATTAATGGTGCAAATTTAAGCGATGAAAAATTTTTTCCATTTTATAAAAGGGCAGAAGAGCTGGGCTGCTCTTTATTTATACATCCCTGGGAAATGATGGGCGAAGCGCAAATGCCAAAATACTGGCTGCCCTGGCTGGTAGGTATGCCTGCAGAAACATCAAGAGCTATTTGCTCCATGATTTTTGGCGGTGTATTTGAAAAATTTCCAAAATTAAAAGTTGCCTTTGCCCATGGTGGTGGCTCTTTCCCAGCTACCATTGGCCGCATTGAACATGGCTTTAATGTGCGGCCCGATTTGGTGGCTATTGATAATGCCCATAACCCACGGGAGTATATTGGAAAATTTTGGATAGACAGTTTGGTGCATGATGCAAAAACTTTGCACTTAATAATGGATATAATGGGTGAAGATAAAATTTGCCTGGGTAGTGATTATCCTTTCCCTTTGGGAGAACATCACCCGGGAAAATTGATTGAACAAATGGATTTTTCTAAACCTGTTGCCGACAAATTACTGTATAAAAATACACAGGATTGGTTGCAATAATTTTTACAATTTGTTACCTGAATTTTTCTGAAACCGTATAGCAGATTTTATCTGTAATTTTTTTAAATAACAAATAATTGAAACGCCTCAGCCTTTTGGTATTAGAGCCATCAAGCAAAAGTCCATTTTCGTCAAAGTGCTGGGGTTCGTCAAAATAGGCCAGCATGTAATATTTTGATGGGGAAAAAGGCCTGCGTATAACTTTGGGTTTGATACTTATGAATATTAAGCGCTGTTCTTTATTGTTGGTATAATAATCGTAGTTGTTTATCCAGGTACATTCAATTTTTTGCATGGCGTTAATGAGCCATATTACTTTTTCGGCATCGTATCCATATTTTAAAAGGCTGTCTTTAAGCCTTGCATCTATTGTATTAAACTCATAAATGTAGTTAAGGCTGTCCGTTTTCATTTCTACCGAAACTATTTGTAAATTTTTACTGGTAAAAGCAATAGAAAATGGTTTTTGCTGGTATAGGTATTTGTAGATGGTTTCTATATGCATCAGTTCTTTTTGGTGCAGCGTATAATAATTGGTAGAAATAATTTTTGAAGAGCAGGAGCTTGCTGCAATGAGTATTGCAAAGATCAATGCTATGGTATAATATTTATTTTGCATCTGATGAAACCAGTGTTATACCAAAAAGGATTTTTTTAAAAGTTTTTACACTCATTTGCCTTAGTGATTTTCCGCCACTATCCCAGTAAGTGAGCGTTACAGTGCCGTTAACCTCTTCAATTTTTTCCAGGATAATATAGTGAGTAGGTGTGGCAAATTTTACTTTTTCATGATTTTTTTTATGCAGAATGCGGTTGTTGATATATAAAACCACAAAGCCTTTTTTAAGGCAATTGTTTAAATAAGCAACCGTATTTTTCAGGCGGGGATGAATTAAATCTCCGCCAACAGATTTTGTTTTAAATCCGGTAACAGCCCTGGCCATCTTGTTGAATTTTTTTAAATTGGTTGCGGCCCAAAAGGTATCTTCATCTCCTGGGTTGTACCTGTGGTTAAAAAAATTAAGGTATCCCTTAAAGTGATCGGCAAGGGTAAGGAACCAAATTTGTTCGGCATGGTTAATATCTAAAACACCTTTAAAACGCAGGTTGCCAGCTGCGTTTATTACTTCGGCAGAAGGGCGAAAATGGATATTATTGTAATCTCCATGGCCTGTGAAATATAGCTGTACCATAAATTTTGCATAGCCCAATGGGTTATGTTCCAAAACCAATTGTGAAATTACCCCAAATGCACAAAAGTTGGTACTGCGCCCGGGATAAATGCTTATAGGGTTGTGTACACTACTTTTTAAATTTTGCAGGAACAATTCTGGTGAAACATTTACCCAATAGGGGCTTTTCTCAATAGTTTTAATAGAGTCTACAAATTCAATTGCTTGCTTTAGTGTAGAAATAGAGGGCAAGGGTGTAGCTGAAATGCGGCCAAAAAAAAAGTTAAATAAAAAAAATGCTATGGTTATTTGCCTTTTCATTGTACAAAGGTAGCGGCAAAAAAGAATGAAATCAGTTTTCTGTAAAGTGGAAATATAGGGAGATTTATTTTTTGGGTGAAAAAACAAGTTGGCTATCATCAATAAGGTACAAAAAAAGTTTCCCGTTTTTAAAGAAATAACTGACTACTTTTTCAGAAATTTTTTCTCCTGCAATTTTTTCAAAAAGCGGGTTGTTATTATGGCAAAACATTTTGGTTTGTGCAATAGGGCCAAAATGTATCCTTGTGCCTTGTACAGAAATGCCAGAAAGCAGGTTATTGCAGCCATCATGGCCACTCATGGTATTGTTTACCAGATCAATTGTGAGTGTGGGCAACCCTTTTGAATAGGATTTTGCATCCTGCTTTTGAGAGCCTGCCTGTTCCAAAACCCAGGTATTGTTCAATTGATTGTTATAAAGAAATTGGCCGCAGCCGGAATATTTTTTGTTTAATAGTTTTACTGCAACTTTTTTCTTGGCGCTGCTGCAATTTTCTTTATAAATAAATATTTCCAATTGGCCTGCGCTGGATGAAGCTGCATAATACACAAAATCATTTTTGTCTATAGCTTTAGCTGCATACATTGTAATGCTGATGCCATCATTTGTGGTAAAATTAAAATTTTTATCAAAATCAAGTTCAAGGTTCCATGAGGCCGGTATTTCTCCGTTGGCAACAAAATCTATTCCGTTTATAAATTTTTTTTGTAAGGTATCGTTGAGTTTTGTTTCAAATTGGTTTTGCAATGTACTGTTCTTTTGCCTGGTATTTGAAGAAGTGCTGCATCCCCACATAAAAATTGCCAGTAAATAAAAAATAAAATTATACTTTGCCATGTGGTAAAAATAATTGAATATTTATTGAAAGGGTCTAAACACTTGTTAATAATAAAATGCCCTGCAGGTTGCTGGGCATTTTATTGTACTTACTAAAATTAAGCGCTGTAAATTTATTCCACCAGTATTACGGTGCCTTTCTTTTCTATAATTTTTCCATTGTTGTCAACGCCCTGTATCATCCACACATAAGCGCCAATAGGTTGTTTGCGGCCACGGTAGCGGCCATCCCAGCCTTTCAGCCATTCATTGGTTTCAAATAAAAGGTTGCCAAACCGGTTGTACACCCTAAACCAGTTTGTTTTTACAATGCCAGAAGGTATGGGCCTGAAAATATCGTTTCTGCCATCACCATTTGGAGAAAATGCAGTAGGCACATAATAAGTTGGACCTGCATATACTTTAATAAATACGGTATCCCAACCCTTACAGCCTGCAATATCCATCACTTCCAAAGTAAACCTTGTATCGTTATAAAGTGTTGCTAAAGGGTTTTGTGCAGCAGCATTATTTAACGGAGCAGCAGGCAACCAGGTAAATTGTACACCGCCACTACCATAAAGCTGGTGTTGCTCACCCAATACGGCAATAGTATCGTGGCCTGCAAAAGCAGGTACAGGTGGAGTAACTATAAGTTGCATGGCATCGTTTGTAATAAAGTTGCAACCATAATCGTCCTGAACATTTAAAGTATAAATATAATTTCCGGCATCCGGCAACAGCACAGAAGTAACTGGTGCATGTATATCGGTAATGTATAAATTAGGCGTCCAGGTATAAATTACCGGGCCGGAACTGTTGCTATGGCTACCATTAAGTAGGGCAGTGAAGCGATGGCAAACTGCGGTATCGTTTCCGGCGTTGGCTATAGGTTCGTGCAAAACATTTACAATTAAAGTATCCCATCTTTCGCAT contains:
- the kynU gene encoding kynureninase, translating into MPPKLEYKNTQAYAQYLDSQDSLKSFREKFYIPLMHGRDAIYFTGNSLGLQPKSTQEYVLNELEDWANFAVEGHFHARNPWMPYHELFTALLCKIAGALPHEVVAMNQLTVNLHLLMVSFYRPTKQRYKIICEAKAFPSDQYAMESQVNFHGYKYEDAVIEVEPKEGEHSIRTEDILAAIDKNKNSIALVLFSGVNYYTGQLFDMPAITTAAHKAGAYAGFDLAHAAGNVPLQLHDWDVDFACWCSYKYLNSGPGGVSGVFIHERHSSDTSLQRFAGWWGHDKENRFLMEQGFLPIPSAEGWQLSNAPVLSMAAHKAALDVFEEAGWENVFAKNKMLNQYLWHVLDEVNHSFGEKVFDIITPLNEQEHGCQISLLITKDGKKIFEVLKKNSVIADWREPNVIRIAPVALYNSFEDVWQFGNILRNYFQSKTQ
- a CDS encoding aldehyde dehydrogenase; translation: MQFTIPFHIENYIAGKFIGPLSGKFIDNVNPATGEIYGQIPDSNEKDVELAVTFAQKAFTEWAATAAETRFKILNKIACLIDENIEALALAETNDNGKPLWLSKKVDIYRAAANFRFFATGLMHFASESHAMENKAVNYTLRQPVGIVGCISPWNLPLYLFTWKIAPALAAGNCVIAKPSEVTPVTTFLLGKICKEAGLPDGVLNIVHGTGPICGEAIVMHPQIKAISFTGSTRAGERIASIAAPMFKKLSLELGGKNPNIIFADCNWDKMMRTTVQSSFSNQGQICLCGSRILIEASVYEKFKTEFADKAKQLTIGDPLENNKQGAIVSKNHFEKILNCIETAKKEGGTIILGGNAIKPAGRCSNGYFIKPTIIENLGPGSKTNTEEIFGPVVTLQPFTTIEEALQLANATEYGLAATVWTQDISKANLMAAKIEAGIVWVNCWLLRDLRTPFGGIKNSGVGREGGWEALKFFTEAKNVCIEF
- a CDS encoding FAD-dependent monooxygenase, yielding MKKEVTIIGAGLVGSLLSIYLSKRGYKVTIFERRPDMRKEKMSAGRSINLALSDRGIKALEEVGIMEEIKKIAIPMHGRYLHQPNGSTAFQPYGKEGQFINSVSRGELNKKLMDLAEAKGVRIFFSHKAEKIDWEKKIIQFTAEKTAANAQLSTFNFQLLFGADGAYSAARLNHQLQHERFQYQQYYINYGYKELLIPPTLQNDFALDKNALHIWPRGNYMLIALPNMDRSFTCTLFFPFDGEPSFTSLNSNDKIQDFFKTHFTDAAKLMPTLLHDFIQNPTSSLVTVKCFPWIRNNSFALIGDAAHAIVPFFGQGMNAGFEDCIVLNDLITKNNENWSLILPQFEELRKPDADAIADLALNNFIEMRDKVADAQFLLQKKIEGKFSVKHPDKWIPAYSMVTFCPQIRYSEALEKGSKQQTIMDEIMALPNIENIWDSIEIENLILSKLS
- a CDS encoding four helix bundle protein, which encodes MILIKLLLRSGTTIGTLVRKAEHGQSKLYFLHNVNSAFKEANEILYWLSLLKDINYVEKKDFSYGFCNRDGENILQEL
- a CDS encoding 3-hydroxyanthranilate 3,4-dioxygenase, translating into MAVIAPFNLKKWIAENRDLLKPPVGNQCIYKNAENFIVMVVGGPNARKDYHFNESEELYYQVEGNIVLKIIDDGVPKDISINEGDMFLLPPKTPHSPQRAAGTVGLVIEKIRENEKDGFLWYCEKCGHKLYEEFEVINDIVTQLPPIMNGFYSDEHKRTCNKCGAVMEAPIKKG
- a CDS encoding META domain-containing protein, whose translation is MAKYNFIFYLLAIFMWGCSTSSNTRQKNSTLQNQFETKLNDTLQKKFINGIDFVANGEIPASWNLELDFDKNFNFTTNDGISITMYAAKAIDKNDFVYYAASSSAGQLEIFIYKENCSSAKKKVAVKLLNKKYSGCGQFLYNNQLNNTWVLEQAGSQKQDAKSYSKGLPTLTIDLVNNTMSGHDGCNNLLSGISVQGTRIHFGPIAQTKMFCHNNNPLFEKIAGEKISEKVVSYFFKNGKLFLYLIDDSQLVFSPKK
- a CDS encoding RidA family protein, with the protein product MFQNRVPTNRKQETQNEKSKTKNENQKTIHTNSAAKPLGAYPHARKAGNLLFLSGIGSRQPFDNKIPGLELDAEGNILKYDIEAECHSVFANVKAVLEASGSSWDKILDVTVFLTNMKKDFAVYNKIYGQYFEGIDACRTTVEVKSLPTPICIELKIIALIE
- a CDS encoding amidohydrolase, translated to MKIDIHTHIMPDKMPNWAKKFGYGEFVHLEQRNCKACMMKGDKVFREVEDNCFDVSLRQKEMDETGVTMQVLSTIPVLFNYWAKPKDGLETSRYLNDHIANSVIKFPERFMGIGTVPLQDVDMAIAEMERCVAALKMPGLEIGSNINGANLSDEKFFPFYKRAEELGCSLFIHPWEMMGEAQMPKYWLPWLVGMPAETSRAICSMIFGGVFEKFPKLKVAFAHGGGSFPATIGRIEHGFNVRPDLVAIDNAHNPREYIGKFWIDSLVHDAKTLHLIMDIMGEDKICLGSDYPFPLGEHHPGKLIEQMDFSKPVADKLLYKNTQDWLQ